aaacacatttatttgTTCTAGTTGGTTTCTATGCGAAAATGAGAAAACCTCGAGTATCTGAAAGACTCATTATTGAGTCGATTATGGCAACTTTTAGACGTTAGTGGAGCGCAGCGTGTTCTGTATCCAGTCTATGTAGCCCTGGACGGCGGTGTAGATGCCCGGCCAGCCGTCGCGTCCGCAGCCGTAGCCGAAGGAGACCACGGCGACGGCCTCCCATTGTCCGGACGGGGTTCTCCTCATGAGGGGTCCACCGGAGTCCCCTCGGCAGGCGTCTTCGGCGAAGTTACCGCCGGCACAGAGCTGCTTGTCCGTGATGTCTGCGCCGAGGTCGCGGTATTTCGCCACGCACTCGTGCTTGCTGAACACCGGCAGGTTGAGTTTCTGCTTCACTTGGCTGCTCTTTCCTGTAAACAAAACGCTTTAGTTTGTATACagttaaaaaatttttttgtctatATTATGGTCTATGAAAAGAAAGTATGGACCAAGGTTTAagagatttaatgattactttaaTAATGATTTATGTATGTCTTTATAATGAACATTTTGACATTAGATCTattatacattttctgtcaaactcgccatttaattaaagtaaagtTATCACACGTCTTTGAATACGCCGtaagatttaaaaaacaaaaactctTTTTCCATATTTTGTAGCATTTGTCTCTGCTTTAAAAGCGAAATAAACAGcaattacttaatatttatgaaaCCATTAAGCGGGACAAAAAAACTCTACTTTTTCTAGTAATAGACtgagcaaaaaaatatttttttgcttaGTCTATTGTGTATGTTATCgaaacaaattatattatacgcGTTATAGAGTAAGTATATTTGGCAATTAAATCTTAATGAACAAAAGtacgaataaaaataaatagaatcTAGAGAATAGAATATAGTAATATCACAATTTATGAGAAATATTTTGATGCTTAGACAGACATGtagattatataataataatattgtatgtagACAATATTCAATTTCAATCTAATGATACTTACATTATTGTATAAGTTTCATTGAAATGAAATAAAGCTTATAAAACAAGAATATTTTAAGGAATGATATTTGTTTAAATTCTCCCCAAAATAACCAGTCCCACGCCATTTCATATTTTCCTCTAAATTATTAATAGCCGGAGAAACCGTGTAGGAATTACTGAGAAACCACTTAAGGGATCAATATTACCGCTTAAGGTTTTTCCCCAGCCGGCCACGAACACGTCGGTACCCGGCTCGATTCGCAAGCTGGTGTCCACTAGGCAGATAGGTTGGATGtagtctgaaattataaatttaaaaaaaacttgagaggtatcaagggacacccggatggaacgaagttctttcttatatacaaaaaacctgtatacactcaacaaaaacaaaaacaaaaaagagagagagacagaaaAAGAAACACTCGCTACCGCATGGCTGACAACTGTAGCAAAAACAACTGTCCCGCGacgtacatacacatgcggtatctatcttgatctatgtctgtggcaaaaagtgtcgttacaactttttggtcttaattttttccTCTAGCCCCCTTTTGCaatgcgcgataaggaacttcgttccaaaaatttcATAGATACATGGTAACGTAAAAGGAACGGCTAAATAGTCTGTTGGTACTTTCGATGCTTCTGGAGGTTCTCGAAAACGGGACTCTCACAATGTAACGTGTATTTCTTTATGAgtgaataaagtttattttgaatAGACATGGGCGCCACTTCTTTCTTCCGTCTTCTTCTTGTTCCCGTATTCCTTCTTGATATGTAGCATAAGATAAAGGTGGATGCCGTGGATGAGACGATCGGTAAACAAAAGCCCAACATTTCGAACGTACAGATTTTGAACTCCAAAATATATCACACGGTGCTGAATAGCAGAACCAGTGTAAAATGGGAATATTCTGAAAGTGAGCCACAGAAGTGGTGACACAACAAACAACTCCTAAAATATATCCTGCACCGGTTTTTGTATACGaggtagagccatgctttggcacgaattggccggctccaccggagaaataccacgggctcacagataaccggcgcgaaacagcgcttgagctgtgtttcgccgagtgagtgagtttaccggaggcccaatcccctaccctattcctttacctacccttccctattctcttccttaccctcccctattctttcttaaaagtccggcaacgcacctgcagctcttctgatgttgcgagtgtccatgggcgacagaagttgctttccatcagatgacccgtttgattatttgctcccttatttcataaaaaaatcaatgaCAACACGTAATCCGTCCACTTACAAGTAAGTGTGGCTCGTCTCGCCAGCCTGATGAGGGAGATATCGTCGCGCCTATTGGTGTTCTTGTCGGAGTAGCCGGGGTGTGGGTGCGCCGACATCACCGCTATCTCCTGGACCGGCTCCGCGCACACGCCGTTCAGGCAGTCCTGGTTGTTCTTGATATCGTACTCGCCGAGACGCGCACTTGTCCTGAAAACGACCCTTTCTTGTAAACTCTGTCGAGGAACTCTTGTCAATGAACCAGTTTCTGGACCCATGACTGGGGTTCTGAGAGAACCCTGTTATCATGTCGTCATAATATCAAaagattgtaaaaaatgtttgtgTTTCCATTTTCAAGTTATATTGTAAGTTGCCAGCATAAAGATAATATCATTTAATAGTAGGACAACGTTGTATCTGGAACGCCGCAAAGAGTTTCAGAGCAATTTCAAAGAACTTTAGTTTTTTTGAGTTGCGGACTCTGTAGGTAATATTGTGGCcaataactaattattataataagaactTACAGTTTGCCAACGACATTTTCGATTTCGCCGACGACGCAGTGAGCAGCCGACATGACGTAGCGACGGTTGATCAGCACCCCTCCGCATTGATAAGTCAGCGGCTTGCTAGAGTCACCTGTGAATTGAAGGAACTTTTAGTTTGGGTCACAAAAAAGTGATCATTCTCCTAGACTCGCGTTTTATCAAATTAAAGAGACATCTAGGTTAATAAACAGTGACGTCTCCGTGGTGTAGTAATTTCAAGCGTGGCTCTTGAATTAGAGGGTAACATCTAAATCCTATAAGGGTTAAACTCCCGcgtaagaaaaaatattacttcccagtttggttaggacaatataGGCTTATCACCTAATTGTTTACAAGAAAAATAATCCATGCGTTAACTTACGAGGCTGGTATCCCAGGAGAGCCATCCACGGGAACTCGTCCAGCTCCGTGTCCACTCCACCGTAGATCCTGTCACCATTGGTGTCGATACCGCACTGTTTTCGGGGGTACGGCGCGGAGTCTTCGGAGGATACCGGGTCTGCCTGACCGTTGAATTGCGGACGTGGGGTCACTTGTGACCTTTGCTAGAATCAGAAGGTTATATTCTATAGAATAGgtagatattatgtttgtttttaataGTTATGTAGTAAATATAATGACAATCTTGTCGAGCTATGCGAATACGGGGTGTAACAAcattttgttacaccccgtatTCGCA
This genomic window from Aricia agestis chromosome 2, ilAriAges1.1, whole genome shotgun sequence contains:
- the LOC121738561 gene encoding phenoloxidase-activating enzyme 1-like is translated as MKCFIVLFGVTLLWRSAVSQQCQTPLGRTSNCISLYQCPSLVAVFEQNPLPYELVAFLRQSQCGFAGNVPKVCCGPLPNQQTATTTQRSQVTPRPQFNGQADPVSSEDSAPYPRKQCGIDTNGDRIYGGVDTELDEFPWMALLGYQPRDSSKPLTYQCGGVLINRRYVMSAAHCVVGEIENVVGKLTSARLGEYDIKNNQDCLNGVCAEPVQEIAVMSAHPHPGYSDKNTNRRDDISLIRLARRATLTYYIQPICLVDTSLRIEPGTDVFVAGWGKTLSGKSSQVKQKLNLPVFSKHECVAKYRDLGADITDKQLCAGGNFAEDACRGDSGGPLMRRTPSGQWEAVAVVSFGYGCGRDGWPGIYTAVQGYIDWIQNTLRSTNV